GTTTCCCCTTCTGCCTGTCCTTGCATCAGCAAATAGCGGTATTTCATATCGTTGTCCTGCAACTGCTGCATACGTTCAGCTAAACGGACATTTAAGAATATGGAAGCGGAACAGATAACCAGCACAGCCGAAAAAAGAAACAATTCCGGACGAATCCAAGAAGCGACTTTGTTGTAAATCCGTTGATAGAGCGGTAAGGGTGCAGCTTCCTCTTTATCCGTCTTGCAAGAGCCCAAAGCGTCAATCATTACCTTGAAACAACGGTAGGTTTCCAATACTATTTTCTTGGTGTCCTCGATATGTTTCTGCTGACCTTGCATCCTGTTCCTTATCTCGTCAAGCTGGCTTCGGATAGCCTGCAAATCCTTTTCGGGAACAGCCGGGTTACTATGCAGTTCCGACAATGCCTGTTCGATTGCGTTCAGTCTTTCGAGAGTTTCCTCCCGACTGGCTGGCGTCACCTGTGTTTCCTGCTTCTCTTTCAGTTCTGTAACCATTGAGAGAAGCCCCTCTAAAATCAAATTTTCCTCCATGTATTTACAGTTTAAGTTGTTTTTTCTTTTTCTTCTTCTTTCTCAAAAAGGAATCATCGGGTATTTCATCAGCCGGGGCTGACAAACCGGAAAACAGACCGTCTAAACCTACAATAAAAGAATTATTCGCTTTGTCGGGTGCTGATACTGATTTCTGAATAGGTGCAGTAACCGTCTGCTTATTGCTTCCGACTATCGCCTGCCCTACATCCCCAAAACATTTATCCAGTTTGGAGAAACTGAAATTACGGTCTATTTCCGAACCCTTGAACGTGTATTCGCCTTTGGAAAAGGAAACGCCCTGTATCTCGCCCGTCTGCCCCTTATACTTGAACAGGATAGTAATACCCTTTTCCACTAACCGTTCCTGTAACTGCTGCCAGTTCTTGGACTTTCCGATTTCATTCTTTACAGCGTTGTAAATCTCGTATTTCGATTTGTCCGGCTCTTTCAAGCGGTGCTGCTTTACTTGTTCTTTTCCACCAGCGAAATAAAGCCCGTGTTTGGCTTTCAGCTTCTTGCATACTTGTTCGTTACGGTACATATCGTTCCTGTCCGAAATAGTCTTGCCGCTGTTGTCTATACGGTTGAACACGATATGCACGTGCGGATGCTCCCGATCTTGATGGCGCACGATGATATACTGCGTATCGGTAATTTTCATTTCACGCATATATTCCTGCGCAAGCTGTATCATCTTCTCGTCTGTCAATTTGGGTGCATCCACTGCCGAATAGCTTAACGCAATATGTCCGACTGGCTTTTTCAAGTCGGGATTCATCCCGGTCTGCATACAGAAGCTGCGGATTATATCTCCCTGACTTTCTGTCAGTACCCCGTCCGCATGGAGCAAAGCCGCCTGTTCCTTGCCCAACACATAGTTTACGCAGCCCTTAAACCCGCTTCCCTTTTTTATTTTTCCAATCATCCGACAACTGGTTTATAATTTCGACAATCCTGTTTTTCAGTTTCACCAGTTCCACAGCCACCAGTGCGAAACCTCCGGCATTTGCCCGGTGTGCCAGTTGGTTGATGTTGTTGGCTTCCCCTGCCAGCTTGCGGATGGTGTCCGCATCCTGCCTATTCAGCCGGGGTATGACCTCTGCCGAAACAACTGCCTGCCGGACATACTCACTGACACGCAACCCGGCTTCTCCGGCTCTCTTTCTGATGGCGTAATACTGCAACTCGGTCAGTTTCGTACTGACAACCCGTTGCTGCTTCTCTATCCGTTTCTTTGCCGGACGTCCCCCCGGCTTATCCTTTATATTCGTCATAGGTTTTTACGTTTAAATGGTGTCTTAAAAATTGCGACCAACGGGAGAAATTTTCTTTGCGGTGAGCAAAGCAAGGTAGTTTCGGTTTACCGAAACATAACCTTGCTCTCCAAATAAACCGCCAGCCGTTGGTAGTCCTGCCGGACTAAATGCCCCTGCCTCTCTTTTGTCTTGGGGCGGCACGTTGTCCGGTTTCCTGCTTCGTTTCCTGCACTTGGCTGGCTGCGTTTTTCTGTTCCTGCTTCCTGCCGCACAGATAATCGTTCAAGTCCGAATATCCCCTATAATTGTGCGAGAAGTCACGCACACGGTAGGGGTATTCCAATTCGATAGCCCGTGTCGCTTCATATCCAGCCTTGTCATTGTCAAGCATACAGTGGATGCGTTCATACGGGTACAGCACGTCAATGGCTTTCGACACATTGGCGGTAGAGTTAAGAATGGCATAATCCTGCCTGTCAAGGTCGGGCATGGTCGGGCAGTTCTTCATCCGGAGCGTGAGGAAAGAAAGATAGTCCATAAAACCCTCGAATACCAAACACTTCTCTCTCGGCTCTCCCTGCTGCCGTATATGGGTGATGTCTTTCGGGGCGATGCAGCCCTTAAAAAAGGAATTGCGAACCTCGTAACCTCCTGCCATGTTCGGGAAACCGATAGCAAAGAACGGTCTGCCGTTATTGGTAAAGTGGAGTTCCTTACATTCTCTTTTTGCTAGTTCGACATTGATACCCCGTCCCTGCAAGTAACGGAGCAATGCCGGATGGGTAAGGTCACGGACTTCCAAATGTTGGAAACTCGGTTCTGTCCTACGCTGGGGAAAAGAAAAACTGACCGGGCGGACGTGCGGTGTCTGTTCCGCTATCCGGTTTAAAAGGTATGGCAGGCTGTCGGAGCAATAGAGTTCCTTTGCCAGTGCAATGATGTTACCGCCCTTGCCTGCACCAAAGTCATACCAAAGGTTGCGGTCAGTGTTCACCTTGAAAGACGGTTCGTGTTCCTCCCTTAACGGTGATTTGTACCATAAGCCGTTGCCCTGCTGCTTGACAGGAGAGTAGCCTAAACTGTGCAGATAGTCTGCGATGGGTATTTGTTTCACATCTTCGATGTTCATAACATTTTCTTTTTTGGGGATTAAAAAATAGTTGAAAAGTGCGCCAGTCCTGTTTAGTCCATTATATATATACCCGTACCATACTAAACCTGCCTGTTCCGATACAGGGAAATAGTAAGTCCGTTCCTCTTATATATACACCCGGACTAAACCAAACTGACTTTTAATAATGGAAATCGGGATTATAGCGGTAGCCCTTGCCCTCTTTCACAATCATACGCTTGTTCACAAGGAACTTGTTAAGTGACACAAGGACATTGCGTCCACGCTCGTAGCCGATACTCGCATAACCCTGTTTCAATGCCGCTATGACATTGGAATAGCCTTGTACCACCTGCTTGCCGAAACCGTTCTCCAACGCTTTCCGGTGTTGCTGTTCGGTCAGTTCCGTAAGCGGAAAGTTCCTGTCCTGCTTAGGTTGTTGGAATACATAACCGTCCACGATTTCGGGCAAAGCGTTGTCATTGATACGGAATGCGAATGGGTCAAATTCCCGGTCACGTATATGCATCGCCTTTACCTCACTTATGTTGCCGTCCTGCTGGCTTTTCGTGATTTGCAGGACGGTTTCAGCCTTGTTGTTCAGTTCCGTGCCGATATGCCCCCTTGTGTTGTCATCCCCCTTGTTTAAATGTAGAACAGTATGGATATGCAGGTTATATCCGCTTGACCAGCGCATCAAGAGGTTGATTAGGTCAGTCGATTCGCTGGGACTGTTGATGTCGTACATCAAGTCACGGATTCCGTCAATGATGAGCAACCCCACATCGGGCATATTTTCAAGCATATAACCGATAATCTGTTTCCGCTTATCGGGTGTCTGCTCCCTTAGCACGATGAAAACAAAATCGTCCCTGTCCTTGTCGGTAGGCAGTCCGGCAAGCCGCAAAATACGCTCCATGACCTTGTGGCAATGGTATTTGCTCTGCTCGGTATCTACATAGAGGATTTTCCGTTTGTTCGGTGGCAGGTATGCCGAATACTTCAGTACCTCGTCATTCTTCAACGCTGCCGCAACGATAGCGGAAATGTTGAATGTCTTTTTGCTCTTGGCTTTACCCGTGGATGCGCTGAAATTACCCAGCGTGCCAATGGTAGAGCCGTTCACCCAAAGTATTTCGGGCGGTACTTCGTAAGTGTCCGTCACCTTTAGATGAATGGTTTTCCAAAGGGCTGCGAAATCCTCTTTCTGCATGGTGATGTCCTGCCCGGCTTCTATCGCTTTTCTATTTTCCATAGCTGTTATTTCTTTAGAGGACGGTTAAGGATATACTTCTGCGCTTCCTGCTCTATCTGCGCCTGCGTCTTGACCGGGTTCTGACGTAACCATGCTTCCAACTCCGCTTTCTCAAAATAAAGCATTTTGCCCTGCGGCTTGTAATGGGGTATCAAGTTACCCGAAGTCAGCTTGTACAGGTAACTTTTAGAAAGGTTCAAGAACTTGCTCGCTTCATCGAAGCTAAGCACATTCTTTGAAAGGAACAACATCTTTTCGAGTTCGGAAACTCTTAACTCTAAATCTCTTTCCATATTGTTTAGGAATTTAGGTGAAACAATATGAAGGTGCGCACCCTCGTTTTTTTTGTTAACGGGGGCAAAGTTAAGAGCCTGAAAATGAACTCTAATTGACCTTTGTTTGAGCGTTCAATCTATGCTCAACCTTTTTTCAGTTGTTTGATGTATTTGTCTATGATTTCATATCCTTTCGGATAGATATTTTTCGCTTGGTCTGTCGCACTCGACAGGTCAGTACGTGTAAGCGGTTCACCTTTTATCTTCTTCAATATCAGCTTATTGTTTGCTATGACAGACTGCCATTCATAAACGATGTAATTATAACAGCTAAGTTGCATCATAAGATAGGCTAACAGACGGGTATTATTAACTTTCAATACCCCATTCAGTTTGCAGTTGAAAAAATCGGTAAGTATTTTGGCACTGACGGTAGTAGTAAACATATTCGCTTCATTCACACAGTCGGTCAGAAGTTTGATTTCATTGGCTTTCAACGTGGACTTGAAAGGATTGCTTTTGCCCACAATCTTGGTTGGATTAGTATCTGCACTTTCCTCTTTCTCTTTTGGCAAAGCTTGCTCTTGGATGGCAACCGCATCTGTATGGTAATTGCTTTCCTGTTCTTGCAGATAGCGCAAATACTTGGAAAGCACGACAAGATTAACGATAATGGACAAATAGGGAAGCCGCCCATCATAACAGGACGGTTCATGCAAATATGCATCCATATCAAAATCAGAGCAGCGGAAACCGATATACTTTTTTCTTTCATCAGAATTCAAGTCCTCAAAATAACCGCTTTCCCACAAAAAATCAGGAATATCCATATCCAATACAATGTTACGCACGACACGGTATTTTTGTTGGATGGCTACAATATTTTCAGTCACACGGAAAATTTCTTGTCGCAAATAATCCTTTAGCTGGGCTTGCGTCAAATATTCACGTTTTAAAAATAGTGCATCTACTTTAGTTTTATAGTCATGAGCTATACAACTATCTAATATCTTCTGTATTCCTCTGAAATTGGTTTCTATATGATTTTCCATAATCGTGTGCCTTTAAACGTTCTTACTACAAATATAAGGTAAGAATCTCACTTTTCCCGAAAACATCGGCAATAATAAGGAAGAAAAGATAGGATAAGCGTTAAGAAATTATAAAGATATGGGGAAGAAAACTATTAAAGTACACCTTTTCTTTGTATTCGTCATTCAGTACACATTTAGTACACCCTATAAAAACAGAAAACCCTGATAATCAGGTGATTATCAGGGTTTATCCGTACCCAGACCCGGTACGGAGGTGTGGGGCGAATTGAGCTGGTTGAGGGCTACATACATCTTTCCGTCTCGAATGACATTGCATCCGGGATCGGGATTATTGTCCTGAACGGCATAAGGCGAGAGGTCGATTTCATCCTCCTTTTGCAACGTAGCGGTATTGATTAGTGCAATCTTGCCCCTTCCGTGCAAAGCAACGTATGCCCGCTGTTCGTCGATGAAGTTGATTTCTCCGGGTTGCGCCATCTGTTCAAAAGTCATCGTACCTGCTTTCTGCAGCTCGCCGTGCACTCCTCTTGTAAACTTGTGTACCTTATCTCCGAATTTCCCTTCGGGCACAAGTACCGTGTTTCCTTTTGCGAATAGATAACACCCAAAGCCGAATTCGAATGCTTTCTTGTTGTCTGTTGCTTGAGGAGTCAAATCGCCGAACGTGCCGACATAAGCACTTTTGTCCACATAATGTACAAAGGCAAAATGCTGTAGCACATCGTTGGGCGTAGGTTTTGGGTCGTCGTTCTTGTCGCAAGATGTCAGCCCTATGGAGCCGACCAGCATAGCAGAAAAAGCTATGTTCTTCAATGTTGTTGTTCTCATTCTTATTTATGTTTAGAATTATAAAATACCTTTCGAGAAGACGTATCTGAATTTAAGGTGAAACGTCCGTCCCGCCAACGGCTGACGGAACTGATCCCACACTTCTTTGTTCATCAGGTTGTGGCATTCCAAGGCGATGGAATATTTGTTTTTATAAGTCAGTAACAGACCTATATCATAGACGAAACTGCGAGGAATGCGCCGTTTCTGCAATTCGGTAAGTTCCCAAAAGTAGAAGAACTCTTCCGTGAACTTCCCGTCCCAGAATGCCTTGACATACCAGTTCTTGAACAATCGGTCGCTGTGATATTCCGCTCCGAAGTTGGCAAATAGGTAGGGAATATTCGGCAATCGCAAGCCTTTTGTCGGATTGAGGGCTTGAGTGCCCGGCAAATAGTCCAAGACATCGCGCACATCCTGATAAGTCAGATTTCCGTAGGCATAGAGCGTCGGCGTTATATCCAGTTTCAACTCGGTCTCTATACCCTTGATATGCACCTTTTCCGCATTCACATATCCGGCTGCCATATGTTGTTTCATCAGTTTTATCATATCGCTCACCTGCATATAAAAGCCATTTACTTCAAATTGCAATCGCGACAGTCCGAGTACGCCGTTTTTATCTATCAAGAAGCCCAGATTGAAGTTGTGGCTTTTCTCCGGTTTCAGTCCGGCAGCAGGAAAGGTGATGATACCGTCGCCGAACAACTCTTGCGAATTGGGGAGGCGTATTGCCCGTTGGTAAGATGCCTTCAGATGAAAGCCTCTGAACGGTTCGTACTTCATTGCCTCTATCCAGCCGATCTGCGATGTCGTATTGCTCTTTTTTTTCGGAGCCTCAATCATCTCGTATGACGTCAAATCCTCTATCTCGGAGTGGAGATGGAAATACTTTGCAGAGAACATATTCGTCAGTTTCCTGCCGAAGAGTTTCGTCTCCCAAGTCAGTCCCGAAGCGACACTGGTCTTTTTGCTTGGAAATCCTCCGATGACAAAACCAGCATGCTGACTCGCAATGTCATCGCTCGGTTGTCTTCGGGCATAGTTGATAAGCGTGTTCAGGTTCAGACTATGATTGGTGGACAATCTGTAATCAAGGTTGAGGCGTTCGTTGATTTCCAAACCTTTGTCGTTCGAGTTGTGAGGGACATCTCCCGTTTCTCCCTGTCCGTTCGGACTCGGATATATGTTTCCCTCGAAATCGTGATTCACCCGTGCCGTATCCACAAAATTGTTCGTTGTATGTGATAGGGAGAAATGCGACTCGAAGTTAAGGCGGTTGTTCAGTACCCCGCTTTTCATCAGCTTGTTTTCGAGCATAAACATTCCTGATTTGTTTTCGGCGTGCTGGATATTCTTCAATACTCCTTGTATCTCATTGAAACGGTTGTAATACCCGAACTCAGTACTAATCTCATCGAACCAAAGTTTTGTGAAAGCGACTTTTCCTTTCAGCATATACGAACGAAAACGGTCGTGGTCTCGCTTTACCAATAGGTTCTCTCTTTCAGGAACTCTAAATGAGTAATCATTCTTTGCCGATGTATAATAACCTCCCGCACCGAGCAGAATACCGCTCTTCGGAAAGTTCTTGCGCGAGAAGACACTTCCCTTGTGTGTCCGGTAAGAACCCAGTTCGTACGAAGCATCCAAATAGTCCGTACTGAACTCCTTCGTGACGATATTGACGGCACCACCCAAGCCATCGCAACCGAAACGTGCAGGGATAATGCTTTTATAGACCTCTATCCGTTCGATAATATCTATCGGAATCTCATCAAGCGAAAAGGCTCCATCCGACGTATTCATCGGAATACCATCCCAAAGAATCTGAATGCGGTTTCCTTCCAATCCGTGAACGATAATCCTCGAACTGCTTCCCAATCCACCTGTCTGCCCGACCTTCAAACCAATGGTCTTGTTCAAGATGGTTTCTAAAGAAACGGAACGACCTTGCAATTCCTTTGCATTTATCACTGAAACCGCTTCGGGCGACTCTCTGATAACCTGTGCTTTTGTTTTTCCAAAGACGACCACATTTGCCAATTCTGTCGATTCCGGACGTAACTTCAGGGTATGACACTTTTCATTTGCCGTAATTGTGTCGGTAATTGTCTGATAACCTACATAACTCACTCTTAGTACAAGTTTTTGATGGGCATGGATATTTAGTCTCGCCACTCCTTTTCTGTTGGTGGTTGTACCGTTCTTGTACGAAGGATCGTTCAGACCTTTCCATTGCACAGTGGCAAATTCTATACTGTTTCCATTCTCTGCATCAATAACTTTTATTTCGATGGAATGCTGTTGTGCGAACATCGGATAAGCCCACAGCAATAGGATGCTGACGATGAGCACTCTTTTGTATAAATGAACTATTGAGTCGATTGACATATCTTATCTGTTTATGAAAACCCGTGCAAAATTACCCACCTATAAAACAGATAAATAACCCTACTATTCACACTTATACCCCTATTGAGTTTTATATGTGTCAAGTTATCGTTTTCGGGCAGTGTAATGCTCATTCGGGTTATTTTACCCCTGTGCGTCTCCGTACTTTTGCATCTTAGAAAATCAAAACGATACATACATATGAATAAACAAAAAATCAAACCTCTCGATGAGGAACGGGAGAGCCGCAGCCTGCTCTCCAATGCGGTGGTCATACTGCATCTCGTTTTCGGCACACTGCCTCTGCTGCTCGTGGTGTGGGCGGTGGACAGACTGATGAGCGACACGCTCACTTCTACGGCGATATGGATGGTTGGAGCGGCAATGCTGCTGTTCGCCCTGCTTCGCGGCGTGTTTTACGGAACGTCGATCTGGCGGGCGCACCGCTCGGCTTACAACGCCCTCACACGGTTGAGGTTGCGTATCGTGAGCCACTTGCAACGGCTGCCGCTCGGCTTCTTTCAGGAGCGGAAGGTGGGTGACTTGGTGAACATCATCAACCACGACGTGGAGCAAATCGAGATTTATCTGGCACACGGATTGCCCGAAATCCTCTCGGCAACGCTTTTCCCTGCTTTGCTTTGGGTAATTGTTATGGTATTGGACTGGCGGCTGGGACTGTCGCTCATCTCGCTGCTACCGTTGGCATTTCTTTTGCAGATGGCAGTTAAAACGTTTTGGGGCAAGAGTTTCCGACACTTTATGGAAAATACGCAGAAGATGTCGGAAGACCTTCTGGAATATGTGGCTACAATACCAATCATTAAAGCATTCAGCCACGAAGAGACCCGGACAGAGCGAGTTCTCGGAGGTATGCGCGATTATATCCATTGGGTGAAGCGGAGCATGTTCAGCGTTACTGTTCCGATGACGCTCATCACGATGTTCTTGGAGGGCGGCATCGTGGTAATGACCCTTGTCGGGCTAAGGTTGATGAGTTCGGGCGAACTGACCGTAGCACGTTTCATCCTCGCCCTGATATTGGGTGGACTGTTCTCATATTCCTTTGCCAAACAGGCTACGTTCCAGCATTTCAGGATTGTCTATGGTCAATCGTTGGCGAAGGTTCAGTCGATTACCGAAGTACCTGCAAAGGATACGGCAGACAGGGATACGGATGCCATGCAGACCGATGTCTGTTTCGAGCACGTGACATTTGCCTACCCGAATAAGAAAGACTGTGCGTTGTGTGATGTCAATCTGCAATTTCCCAAGGGTAGTCATACGGCTATTGTGGGCGAATCGGGGTCAGGCAAAAGCACACTGGCAAGCCTGATGATGGGTTTCTGGCAACCGCAGTCGGGAACCGTTCGACTGGGCGGCGAGAACCTTGCGGAACTCTCCGAACACAACATTGCCGATTTCTTTTCTATGGTGCAACAAGAGGTATTCCTCTTCAACACGAGCATTCGGGACAATATCCGTATCGGCAAGCCCTCCGCCACGCAAGAGGAGGTGGAAACAGCTGCACGACGTGCACGCATTCACGATTTTATTACGGGGTTACCCAATGGTTACGATACTTTGGCAGGCGAAGCCGGCGTAAAATTCTCCGGCGGAGAGAAACAGCGCATTTCCATTGCACGGATGTTGCTCAAAGACTCGCCGATTGTCATCCTCGACGAAGCCACCGCTGCCTTGGACGGGGAGAACGAGAAACTCATTCAAGAAGCTCTTGATGAATTGCAGCGTAACAAGACCGTCATCACCATCGCCCACCGTCTCAACACCATTCAGGATATGGAACGTATTGTCGTGATGGACAAGGGAAAGGTTGTGGCGACGGGAACACACGGAGAATTGATGGACAACTGCCCACTATATCGCAATATGACGGAAACACAGGAACGGGTAAGCAAATGGCAACTGAAAGAGGAGGAGGTATAAACAATGATACGCAATATATTGAATGAATTGACCGTTCGCGGAGTGCGGCATCTGATAATCTCCGCACTGTTTTTCGTGGTTTATGCCCTTTGCGGAACGGCAATAATGCTTACTGTCCTGTTCCTTATCGACCGCCATATATCGGGCGAAAGCGTTTCGCTCATTTCGGCAGCGTGGATACTCGTTGGTCTGCTGATTTTGAAAACCATATCCAATGCCGTAGCCGATATGAGCAAGCACTTTGCCGGCTTCGATCTCGTGGAGCGCATCCGTGAGAAGATCATCTTGAAACTGAAAATGTTCTCGCTTGGCTTCTACACCAATGAACGGCTGGGCGAGATAAGTACTGTCATTCACAAAGACGTGGACAATATGGAAATGGTGGTGGGGCACCTTTGGACACGGATGTCCGCTGATTTCATCGTGGCGCTGATACTCGGCATCGGGCTGTTCTGGGTGGACTGGCACATGGGGTTGGCGATGATTGCCATCCTTCCTATTGCCCTCTTCTCCTTGTATCGGGGCATCCGTTCGGGAATGAAAGCACAGCAGGAGGCGCAGGACGGTCTGGCGGATATGGTCAGTCTCTTCGTTGAATACGTCAAGGGCATACCTATGCTGAAAGTCTTCGGAGGAAAAGGAATGTTTCGTGACAGACTCGACCACTCTGTTAGTGAATTTGGAGAAAGCAGTAAGAATGCTTCTCGTTTGGCAGCTGTGAGTGTGGGTAGATACACCTTTCTGATAGAATTGGCTTTTGCACTGATGGCAACGCTTGGTCTTTGGTGGACTTGGCGTGGCGAACTTTCCCTTTTCGCTTACCTGATGTTCGTCATCGTATCGAAGGAGTTCTACAAGCCCTTTGTCAATATGGAGAGCCATTGGCTGAACTACATCAAGGTAAAGGACAGCTACGAACGCATTTCCCGTCTGTTGGATGCTCCCGTGATCGTTGATCCCGACCAACCGAAAACGGCGGAACGCTTCGACCTCTCGTTTGATGGTGTCGGTTTCCACTATGAAAAAGAGGGGTTCGAGATGAAAGACCTCACGTTCAACGTACCCGAACGGACGGTAACGGCTCTTGTCGGCTCGTCAGGGTCGGGGAAAACCACCATCACCAATCTGCTGCTCCGCTTCTGGGAACCGCAGGCAGGCTGTATCCGTATCGGCGGAGTGGACATACGGGAAATGGACTACGATTATCTACTCGGCAAAATCAGTGTGGTAATGCAGAACGTCATTCTCTTTTCCGACACCATTGCCAACAATATCAAGGTGGGCAACCGCAATGCCACACAGGGGGAAATCGAGGAAGCCGCACGTCGGGCGATGATACACGACTTCATCGTCAGTCTGCCCGATGGTTACGAAACGAAAATTGGGGAGAACGGTTTGGGACTCTCGGGTGGACAGAAGCAACGCCTCTCCATCGCTCGCGCCTTCCTCAAAGATGCTCCGATCCTCCTTTTAGACGAGATAACGAGCAATGTCGATCCCGTCAATGAGTACAAAATACAGCAAGCAATGTCTGTGCTTATCCGAAAGCGCACGGTCTTGGTCATTGCCCACCATTTGCAGACCATCCGCAATGCCCACCAGATTATCGTGATGGACAAGGGACAGCTTATGGAGAAGGGTATGCACGCCGAACTCGAAGCTAAAGGCGGAATGTATTGCAAACTGCTGTCGATGCAGTAAGATCGCTAAAAAAGAACAGGTAGTAAGACGCATTTATCTTACTGCCTGTTCTCATATTCAGGTAGTGTCCGAAAAAGTGTGTAAGCGTAGTTGTTGCTTTTTTACCACAGGGGCATGCCCCTGTGGTAAAAACTTTGTGGTTTTCTTGTTATTATCCATTTATTTGATACTCCGCTCTTGGAAGTAGGGCAACCTCCTAGCATAAGTCCTTTCTGTCATCTCTCGGGCAACAGATCCTAAAAGGAATACGACGGCACCAGCCGAGGGTAAAGCTCCGCGCATACGTAACGTACGCTTATAGCTGCGATTGAGGCGCTCCACCCAGGTCGTGGAGTAAATCATACGACGAACTTCTTCTGGGAATCTCAGATAGGTGAAGTAGCCTATATTGCGAGGGGAAGACAGAGAGAGGAAACTCCTGTAACTCTTACCCCAACGCTCTGCAAATGTACACAATTTCTCAAATGCCTTGATGGGAGTAAGTCCTATATCTCGAATAGGGAATAACTCATCCAACTCCTGTGTCATCTGAGCTTTATCCCTTTTAGACACAACATTAAGGGCTTGTCGTTTGAAATGGACAACACATAACTGATGAGCTGACTGAGGGAAAGCCGAGCAAATAGCGCGTTCAATACCCTGTAAGGCATCTGAGATAATCAGATCTATCCGTTCCACGCCCCGAGTTTTGAGTGCTTTCAACTCCATCTCCCAATTCAACGCTCCCTCTGTGGGATGATTCACCACACAAAGCACCTCGCGACTACCATCAGGAAGTAGACCGAGCATCGTGTAGTAAGCCTCCTTAGAGACACTATCCTCTCGCCGAGTAAAGGCAAACGTTGCATCAATGTACACTGCCAAATAGTGAGGAGACAATTGGCGTTCTAACCACTTGTAGATCTCTGCCTTACTCGTGTTGGACAGGAAGCTAACTTGCTGTTTACTATAGTGATGACCATAGAGGCGTTCGCACACGGCGCCAATATCTTCGCACGAAAGTCCTCGCGTATAAAGTTCATGGAGGAGAAGGGCGCGTTCGCTTTCTTGATGCGAAAGAATGCCCAAAATTAGGGGCTCGAAACTCCCTGAACGAGTACGTGGAATGCGAAGCTCAAAGCTACATCCATAGCCCCGCCATCGACGGGGACGGAAACCATTGCACTGTTCTCCTTTATGCTCTTGGACAAAAAGAGAACGTTCTTGCTTGGAGAAGGTGTTCAATAATATACGAATAAGTTCGTTAATACCTGACTCCGATGATAGCATTTCCGAAATAAATGCCGACTTTTGTGATGTTGTAAGCTCCATTGTTCTTAGTTTGTTTTTCTTGTTACCACAAAGTTAAGAGCTATGGGGCTTACACACTTTTTTAGGACAGTATCCATATTCAACTGTACCATCCACCTTTGCCATAACACACAAGTAGCGGAGGACTTGTTCTCTTCTTTTCGGTCAGTCTTCTGATTATCCATTTACGGAAACTTTTGGCTTGTGGAGAAGCAAAACGAAATGACAGCATCG
This Alistipes shahii WAL 8301 DNA region includes the following protein-coding sequences:
- a CDS encoding TonB-dependent receptor, which produces MSIDSIVHLYKRVLIVSILLLWAYPMFAQQHSIEIKVIDAENGNSIEFATVQWKGLNDPSYKNGTTTNRKGVARLNIHAHQKLVLRVSYVGYQTITDTITANEKCHTLKLRPESTELANVVVFGKTKAQVIRESPEAVSVINAKELQGRSVSLETILNKTIGLKVGQTGGLGSSSRIIVHGLEGNRIQILWDGIPMNTSDGAFSLDEIPIDIIERIEVYKSIIPARFGCDGLGGAVNIVTKEFSTDYLDASYELGSYRTHKGSVFSRKNFPKSGILLGAGGYYTSAKNDYSFRVPERENLLVKRDHDRFRSYMLKGKVAFTKLWFDEISTEFGYYNRFNEIQGVLKNIQHAENKSGMFMLENKLMKSGVLNNRLNFESHFSLSHTTNNFVDTARVNHDFEGNIYPSPNGQGETGDVPHNSNDKGLEINERLNLDYRLSTNHSLNLNTLINYARRQPSDDIASQHAGFVIGGFPSKKTSVASGLTWETKLFGRKLTNMFSAKYFHLHSEIEDLTSYEMIEAPKKKSNTTSQIGWIEAMKYEPFRGFHLKASYQRAIRLPNSQELFGDGIITFPAAGLKPEKSHNFNLGFLIDKNGVLGLSRLQFEVNGFYMQVSDMIKLMKQHMAAGYVNAEKVHIKGIETELKLDITPTLYAYGNLTYQDVRDVLDYLPGTQALNPTKGLRLPNIPYLFANFGAEYHSDRLFKNWYVKAFWDGKFTEEFFYFWELTELQKRRIPRSFVYDIGLLLTYKNKYSIALECHNLMNKEVWDQFRQPLAGRTFHLKFRYVFSKGIL
- a CDS encoding ABC transporter ATP-binding protein, translating into MNKQKIKPLDEERESRSLLSNAVVILHLVFGTLPLLLVVWAVDRLMSDTLTSTAIWMVGAAMLLFALLRGVFYGTSIWRAHRSAYNALTRLRLRIVSHLQRLPLGFFQERKVGDLVNIINHDVEQIEIYLAHGLPEILSATLFPALLWVIVMVLDWRLGLSLISLLPLAFLLQMAVKTFWGKSFRHFMENTQKMSEDLLEYVATIPIIKAFSHEETRTERVLGGMRDYIHWVKRSMFSVTVPMTLITMFLEGGIVVMTLVGLRLMSSGELTVARFILALILGGLFSYSFAKQATFQHFRIVYGQSLAKVQSITEVPAKDTADRDTDAMQTDVCFEHVTFAYPNKKDCALCDVNLQFPKGSHTAIVGESGSGKSTLASLMMGFWQPQSGTVRLGGENLAELSEHNIADFFSMVQQEVFLFNTSIRDNIRIGKPSATQEEVETAARRARIHDFITGLPNGYDTLAGEAGVKFSGGEKQRISIARMLLKDSPIVILDEATAALDGENEKLIQEALDELQRNKTVITIAHRLNTIQDMERIVVMDKGKVVATGTHGELMDNCPLYRNMTETQERVSKWQLKEEEV
- a CDS encoding ABC transporter ATP-binding protein — its product is MIRNILNELTVRGVRHLIISALFFVVYALCGTAIMLTVLFLIDRHISGESVSLISAAWILVGLLILKTISNAVADMSKHFAGFDLVERIREKIILKLKMFSLGFYTNERLGEISTVIHKDVDNMEMVVGHLWTRMSADFIVALILGIGLFWVDWHMGLAMIAILPIALFSLYRGIRSGMKAQQEAQDGLADMVSLFVEYVKGIPMLKVFGGKGMFRDRLDHSVSEFGESSKNASRLAAVSVGRYTFLIELAFALMATLGLWWTWRGELSLFAYLMFVIVSKEFYKPFVNMESHWLNYIKVKDSYERISRLLDAPVIVDPDQPKTAERFDLSFDGVGFHYEKEGFEMKDLTFNVPERTVTALVGSSGSGKTTITNLLLRFWEPQAGCIRIGGVDIREMDYDYLLGKISVVMQNVILFSDTIANNIKVGNRNATQGEIEEAARRAMIHDFIVSLPDGYETKIGENGLGLSGGQKQRLSIARAFLKDAPILLLDEITSNVDPVNEYKIQQAMSVLIRKRTVLVIAHHLQTIRNAHQIIVMDKGQLMEKGMHAELEAKGGMYCKLLSMQ